Within Metabacillus sp. KUDC1714, the genomic segment AATTTTCGGTGATGAAGATTCGATGATTCGCATCGATATGTCAGAGTATATGGAGAAGCACTCCACTTCTCGTTTAGTTGGTTCACCTCCTGGCTATGTAGGTTATGAAGAAGGTGGTCAATTAACTGAAAAGGTGAGAAGAAAGCCATACTCTGTTGTGCTTTTAGACGAAATTGAAAAGGCTCATCCTGATGTTTTTAACATCCTTCTGCAGGTATTAGAGGATGGAAGGCTAACAGACTCTAAGGGGCGTACAGTAGACTTTAGAAATACAATTTTAATTATGACATCTAATGTTGGGGCAAGTGAGTTGAAGCGTAATAAATATGTTGGATTTAACATTCAAGATGAAACTCAAAATTACAAGGATATGAAAGGCAAAGTAATGAATGAGTTAAAACGCGCATTCCGACCTGAGTTCATTAACCGTATTGATGAGATTATTGTATTCCACTCATTAGAAAAGAAACATTTAAAAGAAATTGTTTCGCTAATGTCTGACCAATTAACAAAACGATTAAAAGAACAGGACCTATCATTAGAGTTAACAGACTCTGCTATAGAAAAAATTGCAGATGAAGGAATTGATCTTGAATACGGTGCTAGACCGCTCCGTCGTTCTATTCAGAAAAATGTTGAAGATCGTCTTTCTGAAGAATTATTAAGAGGTAATATTAATAAAGGTCATAAGATAATTCTAGATGTAGATAATGGTGAATTTGTTGTAAAAACAACTGAAAAAGAAGAAGTTAAAACTAAATAACAAGACTGTAAGTTGAGGCATACCGCGTAAAGTGTGCCTCACTTTCTTTATATAAATAAAAAGTTAAAATTTTTATATAAAGTTATCATTTATAGCTTCAGTGCTGAGTTCTTACATTCCCATGTACATCCTATTGTGTTGGGACAGACCTAGGCACTTGCACTTTCTAATAATGCTCCTCAAAGTCTCCATTATTTCTTATAATTAAGGATAGGAATCATAATTAGCTTGACTACTTGGTATCTATAAGAGAGGAACACGTATATGGCTAAAACGAAGGTAAAGTTTATTTGTCAAACATGTGGATATGAATCACCTAAATGGATGGGGAAATGTCCGGGTTGTGGTGAATGGAATACAATGACAGAGGAAGTTTTAAAGCCTACTTCACCTCGGAAGGCGGTTTTTGCTCATTCCACCCAAACGGTACAAAAGCCTTCTCCGATTACAAATATAGAAACAACCCAAGAACCAAGGATTTTTACAAATCTAAAAGAATTTAACCGTGTCTTAGGAAGCGGTATTGTTAAGGGCTCCCTTGTATTAATTGGTGGAGATCCTGGGATTGGCAAGTCTACACTTTTACTGCAAGTATCATCACAGTTAGCTGAAAATGGAAATGATGTATTGTATATTTCAGGAGAAGAATCAGTAAAACAAACAAAACTAAGGGCTGACCGCTTAGGGGTTAAAGCAAATAAACTATTTGTTTTGTCTGAAACAGATTTAAGTTTTATTTCAAGGGCGATTGAAGAAACAAACCCTGCATTTGTGGTTGTCGATTCAATCCAAACAGTATTCCATAGCGAAATAAGCTCTGCTCCTGGAAGTGTGTCACAGGTAAGAGAATCTACTGCAGAACTTATGAGAATTGCGAAAACAAAAGGTATTGCCATCTTTATTGTGGGTCATGTAACGAAAGAAGGGTCAATCGCTGGACCGAGATTATTGGAACATATGGTTGATACTGTTCTATATTTTGAAGGAGAAAGACATCATACGTATCGTATATTACGTGCTGTAAAGAATCGGTTTGGTTCAACAAATGAAATGGGAATATTTGAGATGAAGGAATCTGGTCTAGAAGAGGTGCAAAATCCCTCAGAAATATTTCTAGAAGAAAGATCAAAAGGCGCAGCTGGTTCAACTGTTGTAGCTTCAATGGAGGGAACGAGACCTGTTCTTGTCGAGATTCAAGCCTTAATTTCACCAACTAGCTTCGGTAACCCTAGAAGAATGGCAACAGGAATTGATCACAACCGTGTACCTTTATTAATGGCAGTTTTAGAAAAACGAGTTGGCTTGCTTCTTCAAAATCAAGATGCGTATTTAAAAGTTGCTGGTGGAGTGAAGCTTGATGAACCTGCTATCGATTTAGCAGTTGCTGTAAGCATTGCATCAAGTTTTAAGGATGCACCCCCAAAACCAACTGATGTCATTATTGGTGAAGTGGGGTTAACTGGTGAAGTCCGTAGAGTTTCTAGGATTGAACAAAGAGTAATGGAGGCAGCAAAGCTTGGTTTTAAAAGGGCGATTATTCCAGAGGCAAATATAGGTGGATGGAACCCTCCAGATGATATCGAGATTATTGGAGTGAAGAATGTAGCGGAGGCTCTCCATAAAACGTTAGGAGGATAGTACATGACAAAGATAGAGAGTATATCAGGTGAACGGACGTTAAATGAAATTTTACAATTCGTTGCACCTGGAACACCAATAAGGGAAGGAATTGAGAATGTCTTACGTGCTAAAACAGGTGGTTTAATTGTTGTTGGTCACAACGAAAAAGTAAAAGAAGTTATTGATGGTGGCTTTTCTATACAATGTTCATTCTCCTCGGCACATTTATATGAGTTAGCAAAAATGGATGGTGCCATTATCTTAAGTGATTCGGGTAATAAAATTTTGTATGCAAATGCCCAGTTGGTTCCAGATTCATCAATATATTCATCAGAAACTGGTATGAGGCATCGAACCGCAGAGCGGGTGGCTAAACAAACAGGCAACTTAGTGATTGCCATTTCCCAAAGGAGAAATGTTATTACTCTCTATCATGGTGAATTAAGGTATGCGCTTAGAGACATTGGTGTCATATTAACGAAGGCTAATCAAGCGATCCAAACGTTAGAAAAATATAAGCTTGTTCTTGATCAATCAATCTCGACATTAGGTGCATTAGAGCTAGAGGAACTTGTTACGTTTAAGGAAGTTTTACAAGTGTTGCATCGGATTGAAATGGTCTTACGTATAAAGGATGAAATAAATGATTATGTGAATGAACTAGGAGCAGAAGGCCATCTTATTAGGTTACAATTAGCTGAGTTACTATCTGGACTAGAAGAAGAAGCTGCTTTATTAATAAAAGATTACGCAAATGATAAAGCTGTTGATCCTTATCGATTCCTTAAACAGCTCCAGGACCTTTCAAGCTTTGAACTTTTAGAGGATTCTGTTCTTTTTAAATTACTAGGTTTCTCCTCATTTACAAATATAGATAGCCCAGTTATGCCAAGAGGGTATCGAATGTTAAATAAAATTCCTAGGCTCCCAACGATCATTATTGAAAATTTAGTGACAACCTATAAAAATTTGAAACTTATTTTGCGCGCATCCGTAGAAGAGTTAGATGAGGTTGATGGTATAGGAGAGGTGAGGGCGAAAAAGATTATTGAAGGATTGAAAAGGTTACAAGATCAACTTTTAATTGATCGTCACATATAAGAATATTTAATGAAACTTTCATTTTTATGGTTTTAAACTCATTAATTTAGGGTATATTAAAATTGATTTTTACGTGTGTATAAAGGAAGTGGGATCTTAGGTTAAGCTATCATATTTATTACAAACTCATTTAAAAACGAATTGAATCTAGCTTCATAAAACTCCCATCACCAGACCATATAAGAGTTGGTGTGAAGGCATTACAATGTCTAACCTTATACAAAGAAAAGCAAGTATCGCAGTCAAATTGTTTGTAAAATTACAACAATGTATCAATCTTTTTACATTTTTAATTTTTTATTTCACATGTCCTAGAAGTAGGATAAAGTAGTTATATCGTTAAAAGGAGGTGAAGGTATGTTAATTAAACGCATTATACAACTGTTATTTTTGAGTGTAGGTGGTATGTTAGGGATCTTTTTCATGCCAGAGCTACTTGAGTTATTAAATATGCAGGACATACCTTTTATTAATACACCTTATACTTTAGCTGTATTAGGTGCAGTTGTCTTTTTTGTTGCAACATTTTGGTTAGTAGATTACGTTGTGAATTGGATTCGAGTATTAGAAGAGGCTGTTGTTAAAGCTCCTGTTACAGATGTGTTATTTGGTAGTTTAGGATTAATCTTTGGTCTTATTATTGCTTTTCTTATTGTTATTCCTTTAAAAGATATTCAATATCAAATATTTAATACAATCATTCCAATCTTTTTAACATTACTGCTCGGATATCTAGGTTTCCAAATTGGGTTTAAGAAAAAAGATGAATTAATTAACTTATTTTCCGTGCCAAATCGAATCGGTAAGAAAAAGGGATCTGCGGATGAAGAGGTTGAAACTGAGGATAAAAAACTGAAAATATTAGATACAAGTGTTATCATCGATGGTAGAATCGCTGACATTTGTCAAACTGGCTTTTTAGAAGGAACTATTGTTATTCCCCAATTCGTTTTAGAGGAGCTTCAGCATATTGCTGATTCATCTGATGTATTAAAACGAAACAGAGGTCGTAGGGGTCTTGATATTCTTAATCGAATTCAAAAAGAGCTTGCAATTAATGTAGAAATTTATGAAGGTGATTTTGAGGAAATTCAAGAAGTTGATAGCAAATTAGTGAAATTAGCGAAGATAACTTCCGGAGTTGTCGTTACAAATGATTTTAATTTAAATAAAGTTTGTGAATTACAAAAGGTTCATGTACTTAATATCAATGATTTAGCAAATGCTGTTAAACCTGTCGTGTTACCTGGAGAAGAAATGAATGTTCAGGTAATCAAGGATGGGAAAGAGCATAATCAAGGAATCGCCTATTTGGATGATGGTACAATGATTGTTGTAGAAGACGGACGTAATTATATCGGAAAACATATTGATGTCCTTGTTACAAGTGTTCTTCAAACGTCTGCAGGTAGAATGATTTTTGCAAAACCAAAATTATTAGAAAAAGCATTGTAAAAAATATAAATATTTAAAAGGGATATGAAGATAATTTATTTGTACTTAGCTTTCATGTCTAGCTCTAGGCGCTATCTTCTTGAGAGGAATCTTCTTATGCCATTCGTCCAGAAGGTTAATGTATAACCTTCCGACTTGTCTTATTCTTCTTGTCGATATCGGCGTCTTGCGCTTTTTTAACAGGCCCGTGGTACATTAGGTGACTAATGTTTCATGGGCTGTTTTACATATTCAGGCTAATCTTTTATGATGATGGTATACAGAATTTTTGAAGGAGTAGACATAATGAACTATCAAGTCGTCATTCCTGCTGCTGGACAAGGCAAACGAATGAATGTTGGAAAAAACAAGCAGTTTATTGAGCTCGAACAAGCTCCCATTATCATTCATACATTAAAGGTGTTTGAAGAACATTCAAATTGTTCGGGTATTATATTAGTAATTAATGAGCAAGAAAGAGACGTATTTCAAAAACTTTTCAATGATTATCATATAAACAAAATAAAATCTATAGTAGCGGGTGGGAGTGAAAGACAGTTTAGTGTGTATAACGGTTTACAGGCTGTTGATGACGAAGGGATTGTTCTCGTTCATGACGGGGCACGTCCTTTTATTTCGCATAAAAAAATTGAGGATCTAGTACATAAAGCGCAAGAAACAGGAGCGGCAACATTAGCAGTTCCAGTAAAGGACACAATCAAGCGGGTTGAAAATGGTGTAGTCGTAGAAACTGTAGAGAGATCAACCTTGTGGTCAGTGCAAACTCCACAGGCATTTATTCCGTCTCTTGTTATTGACGCTCATCACCAAGCTAATAAAGATAATTATCTTGGAACAGATGATGCAAGTCTTATTGAACGAACAGGAAAGCCAGTTTCAATCGTGCTAGGTGATTATACAAATATAAAATTAACGACACCAGAGGACTTACTAATAGCAAAGGCTATTATGGGTAAGTAAAAACTTTAATCTATAGGCTCTGTTAAAGCTCACCGTTGATTTGGCACTTTGTTGATTGGGACGGATATGTGTACTTCTGCGGGAGGATTCTGGACATTCCGCGGAAAGCGAACACCTACAGAGCAAATCAACAAACAAGTTTAACAGAACTAATCGATAAAATACCAATAGTAAGCGAAAAGAGGAAAAATGATGATTAGAATT encodes:
- the radA gene encoding DNA repair protein RadA — protein: MAKTKVKFICQTCGYESPKWMGKCPGCGEWNTMTEEVLKPTSPRKAVFAHSTQTVQKPSPITNIETTQEPRIFTNLKEFNRVLGSGIVKGSLVLIGGDPGIGKSTLLLQVSSQLAENGNDVLYISGEESVKQTKLRADRLGVKANKLFVLSETDLSFISRAIEETNPAFVVVDSIQTVFHSEISSAPGSVSQVRESTAELMRIAKTKGIAIFIVGHVTKEGSIAGPRLLEHMVDTVLYFEGERHHTYRILRAVKNRFGSTNEMGIFEMKESGLEEVQNPSEIFLEERSKGAAGSTVVASMEGTRPVLVEIQALISPTSFGNPRRMATGIDHNRVPLLMAVLEKRVGLLLQNQDAYLKVAGGVKLDEPAIDLAVAVSIASSFKDAPPKPTDVIIGEVGLTGEVRRVSRIEQRVMEAAKLGFKRAIIPEANIGGWNPPDDIEIIGVKNVAEALHKTLGG
- the disA gene encoding DNA integrity scanning diadenylate cyclase DisA: MTKIESISGERTLNEILQFVAPGTPIREGIENVLRAKTGGLIVVGHNEKVKEVIDGGFSIQCSFSSAHLYELAKMDGAIILSDSGNKILYANAQLVPDSSIYSSETGMRHRTAERVAKQTGNLVIAISQRRNVITLYHGELRYALRDIGVILTKANQAIQTLEKYKLVLDQSISTLGALELEELVTFKEVLQVLHRIEMVLRIKDEINDYVNELGAEGHLIRLQLAELLSGLEEEAALLIKDYANDKAVDPYRFLKQLQDLSSFELLEDSVLFKLLGFSSFTNIDSPVMPRGYRMLNKIPRLPTIIIENLVTTYKNLKLILRASVEELDEVDGIGEVRAKKIIEGLKRLQDQLLIDRHI
- a CDS encoding PIN/TRAM domain-containing protein, whose amino-acid sequence is MLIKRIIQLLFLSVGGMLGIFFMPELLELLNMQDIPFINTPYTLAVLGAVVFFVATFWLVDYVVNWIRVLEEAVVKAPVTDVLFGSLGLIFGLIIAFLIVIPLKDIQYQIFNTIIPIFLTLLLGYLGFQIGFKKKDELINLFSVPNRIGKKKGSADEEVETEDKKLKILDTSVIIDGRIADICQTGFLEGTIVIPQFVLEELQHIADSSDVLKRNRGRRGLDILNRIQKELAINVEIYEGDFEEIQEVDSKLVKLAKITSGVVVTNDFNLNKVCELQKVHVLNINDLANAVKPVVLPGEEMNVQVIKDGKEHNQGIAYLDDGTMIVVEDGRNYIGKHIDVLVTSVLQTSAGRMIFAKPKLLEKAL
- the ispD gene encoding 2-C-methyl-D-erythritol 4-phosphate cytidylyltransferase; translation: MNYQVVIPAAGQGKRMNVGKNKQFIELEQAPIIIHTLKVFEEHSNCSGIILVINEQERDVFQKLFNDYHINKIKSIVAGGSERQFSVYNGLQAVDDEGIVLVHDGARPFISHKKIEDLVHKAQETGAATLAVPVKDTIKRVENGVVVETVERSTLWSVQTPQAFIPSLVIDAHHQANKDNYLGTDDASLIERTGKPVSIVLGDYTNIKLTTPEDLLIAKAIMGK